A genome region from Erigeron canadensis isolate Cc75 chromosome 3, C_canadensis_v1, whole genome shotgun sequence includes the following:
- the LOC122591524 gene encoding uncharacterized protein LOC122591524, producing the protein MALQYPLLFPYGETGYHNQIPYHRNIGRRKTKPETVTMREFYCYRIHYRNNEGTTLLRGGRLYQQYLVDSYTAVEEERLRYTRNHQAELRADLYNNVCDAVTKGDTRADAVGRRIVLPASFIGSPRYMVQNYQDVMALCRAFGNPDLFITFTANPKWPEIDKMVSLISGQKSHDRSESVTRIFKMKIDLLMEDIMQKKTFGECKAGIYTIEFQKRGLPHAHFLIWLGPETKCNTPEEIIDIIAAEIPLESEDPDLYEAVSEFMLHGPCGADSPNASCTEDGKCKKHFPRPFYQETTINADGYPVYQQRNNRVFVQKGNAKLHNGFVIPYNRYLLLKYKAHINVEWCNRSRAIKYLFKYLNKGPDRATIVIHENVATDDQSSAENILIIDEIKNYLDCRYLSPCEAVCRMLAFPIHYSYPSVIRLTFHLPVQHMITLRDSENLRKKINEEGIEKTMFTEWFVLNKEDPRAREYTYAEIPSKYVWQKKFNVWTWRESRKGCIGRIVYCNPTAGPRYYLRILLSVFRRPQSYKDIKTVNGREYATYKEACIAYGLLNDDKEWTDAINEAKLWATGSQLRDLFITILMFCDVRSPLEIWNENWETLSEDILYRKRRQFKFPNLHLSNEQIKNYCLVEIHEILQRNGKSLDDFSDIPKPDETLLTAMDNRLIREELNYNQSQEALEHEQLFHKLNPDQMTIYENVIASVLKERGGFYFVYGPGDTGKTFLYKTILSRLRSEGTIALAVAYSGELDRRKQQFNKWVLDIGDGVVEAKTKEGEDEPTWVNILERFLVPCSASPIEDIINATFPNFDEMKDNEQYLKERAILTPKNSDADEINKHMFDKLNRPARTYKSLDEVCRASTETLEQEEMYPIEFLNSLNFPGMPPP; encoded by the exons ATGGCTTTGCAATACCCTTTGTTGTTTCCTTACGGAGAAACTGGGTATCATAATCAGATACCATATCATAGGAACATTGGAAGGCGAAAAACAAAACCGGAAACAGTAACAATGAGAGAATTTTATTGTTACAGAATTCATTATAGAAATAATGAAGGAACTACCTTATTGAGAGGAGGTCGATTATATCAACAGTACTTGGTTGATTCATATACTGCAGTTGAAGAAGAACGATTGAGATATACCCGGAATCATCAAGCTGAATTACGTGCAGACCTTTATAACAATGTATGTGATGCTGTGACCAAAGGAGATACGCGAGCTGATGCAGTTGGCAGGAGGATAGTTTTGCCTGCAAGCTTTATAGGCAGCCCAAGGTATATGGTTCAAAATTACCAAGATGTTATGGCCCTTTGCCGTGCTTTTGGAAATCCAGATTTATTTATAACATTCACAGCAAACCCTAAATGGCCAGAAATAGATAAAATGGTATCGTTAATCAGTGGCCAGAAATCACATGATCGTTCAGAGTCAGTCACCcgtatttttaaaatgaaaatagatcTCTTAATGGAAGATATTATGCAGAAGAAGACATTTGGTGAGTGCAAAGCAG GGATATACACCATTGAATTTCAAAAGCGTGGGCTTCCTCATGCACACTTCCTAATTTGGCTTGGTCCTGAAACAAAATGTAACACACCAGAGGAAATAATTGATATCATAGCTGCAGAAATACCTTTGGAAAGTGAAGACCCAGATTTATATGAGGCTGTTTCAGAATTTATGTTACACGGTCCTTGCGGGGCTGATTCACCAAATGCTTCATGCACAGAAGATGGAAAATGCAAAAAACACTTCCCAAGGCCATTTTATCAGGAGACTACTATTAACGCAGATGGTTACCCAGTTTATCAACAAAGGAATAATAGAGTATTTGTGCAGAAAGGTAACGCAAAACTCCACAATGGTTTTGTTATACCATACAATCGGTATCTATTACTTAAATACAAAGCACACATTAATGTTGAATGGTGCAATCGATCTCGCGCAATAAAGTATCTGTTCAAGTACCTTAACAAAGGTCCTGATAGAGCAACAATAGTCATCCATGAAAATGTTGCAACTGATGACCAATCCTCTGCAGAAAATATTCTTATCATTGATGAGATCAAGAACTATTTGGACTGCCGATATTTATCACCATGTGAAGCAGTTTGCCGAATGCTTGCATTCCCCATTCACTATTCTTACCCATCAGTCATCAGGCTCACATTCCATCTACCTGTACAACATATGATTACCCTTCGTGATTCAGAGAATCTACGGAAAAAGATAAACGAAGAAGGAATTGAAAAAACCATGTTCACAGAATGGTTTGTACTAAATAAGGAAGATCCAAGAGCACGTGAGTATACATATGCTGAAATACCGTCTAAGTATGTGTGGCAGAAAAAGTTTAATGTTTGGACATGGCGAGAGAGCAGGAAAGGTTGTATCGGTCGCATTGTTTATTGTAACCCGACTGCAGGTCCACGATATTATTTGAGGATTttgttgagtgttttcaggaGACCACAATCTTATAAAGACATCAAAACTGTTAATGGTCGGGAGTATGCTACATACAAAGAAGCTTGCATTGCATACGGACTTTTAAATGATGACAAAGAATGGACGGATGCTATAAATGAGGCAAAGCTCTGGGCAACGGGTTCACAGCTTCGAGACCTGTTCATCACAATTTTAATGTTTTGTGATGTTCGCAGCCCGCTTGAAATATGGAATGAAAATTGGGAAACTTTATCAGAAGATATTTTGTACAGAAAGAGACGACAATTCAAGTTTCCCAATTTACATCTTTCTAATGAACAAATCAAGAATTATTGTTTGGTTGAAATACATGAAATTTTGCAAAGAAATGGCAAATCATTGGATGATTTCAGCGATATTCCAAAACCTGATGAAACCTTACTCACAGCTATGGATAATCGGTTGATACGTGAAGAACTCAATTATAACCAGTCACAAGAAGCTCTGGAACATGAACAGCTTTTCCATAAGCTTAATCCTGATCAAATGACAATCTATGAGAATGTCATCGCATCAGTGCTTAAAGAAAGAGGCGGTTTCTATTTTGTTTATGGTCCAGGAGACACAGGGAAAACATTCCTATATAAAACTATACTCTCACGGTTGCGCTCAGAGGGAACAATTGCACTTGCAGTTGCATATTCAg GGGAACTTGATAGGAGAAAACAGCAATTCAATAAATGGGTACTTGATATTGGAGACGGTGTTGTGGAGGCAAAAACAAAAGAAGGAGAAGACGAACCTACTTGGGTCAACATTCTAGAGAGATTTCTTGTGCCATGCTCTGCATCTCCAATTGAAGATATCATCAACGCTACATTTCCTAACTTTGATGAAATGAAAGATAATGAGCAGTACCTTAAAGAAAGAGCGATATTAACTCCAAAAAATTCTGATGCAGATGAGATCAATAAACATATGTTTGACAAACTAAACAGGCCCGCTCGAACTTACAAAAGTTTAGATGAAGTATGTCGGGCTTCAACAGAAACATTGGAACAAGAAGAAATGTATCCAATCGAGTTCTTAAACTCATTAAATTTCCCAGGGATGCCCCCCCCATGA